The window TTTCGCGGGTGGGGGCCATCACCCTAGGAGCACCGGTCAAGGCGAAGCGCAGGTGGGGCGCGGCCGTGGCGCGCCCACATGACGTGGTACGCCGTGGCTCGACAGTCACCGCCGTCGATGCTGGCGGGCGTGGTGGCCGGGCGGCGGGGTGGAGTTTCCGCACGGTCGGGCGACCCGGAATGTGGCTGCCATCGACATAGTTCGACATCGCAGCGCCGCCGTAGGTTTCCAGCACACGACGGCCATGTGACCCCGGTCACCGATTCGGTCGTCGCCGGACCTACGAAGGAGTAGGCGATGGCCGGGCAAGCGCTCCTGTCGGCCCGCGGGCTGACCCGTGACTTCCGGGGTTTCCGGGCGGTCGACGGGGTCGACCTCGACATCGCGGCGGACAGCGTCCACGCGCTCGTCGGCCCGAACGGCGCCGGGAAGACCACCCTGTTCAACCTGCTCACCGGCTTCCTGCGGCCCAGCGGCGGGCGCATCGAGCTGGCCGGCCGCGACGTGACCGGGCTGCCCCCCGAGCGGGTCGCCCGGCTCGGCGTGGCCCGGTCGTTCCAGATCACCAGCCTCTTCCCGCAGCTCTCCGCGCGGGAGCACGTCGAGCTGGCGTTGCAGAGCCCGAGCGGGCTGGGCTGGCGGTTCTGGCGCTCGGCGAAGCTGATGCGCCGCTACACCGACCGGGCCGGCGAGCTGCTCGACATGGTCGGGCTGGCCGAGCTGTCCGAGGCCCCCGCCGAGGCGCTGGCGTACGGGCGCAAGCGGGCGCTGGAGCTGGCCATCGCCCTCGCCCTGGACCCGAAGGTGCTGCTGCTCGACGAGCCGACCGCCGGGATGGGCCTGGAGGACGTCGACCGCACCGTCGAGCTGGTCTCGCGGGTCCGGCGGGGCCGGACGGTGGTGCTGGTCGAGCACAACATGAGCGTCGTCGGGCGGCTCGCCGACACCGTCACCGTCCTGCAGGCCGGCAAGGTCCTCGTCGAGGGCCCGTACGAGCAGGTGCGCGCCGACGAGCGCGTGATCACCGCCTACCTGGGAGCCGCCGATGCTGCGCATTGAGAACCTGTCCGCCTGGTACGGCGAGGCGCAGGTGCTGCGGGAGGTCAGCCTGGACGTCGCCGCCGGCGAGGTGGTCACCCTCGTCGGGCGCAACGGCGCCGGCAAGTCCACCCTGCTGCGCTGTGTGATGGGCCTGCACGCCGGCCAGCGCGGCCGGATCGAGCTGGACGGGCGGGACGTCGGGAGGCTGCCCGCGTACCGGCGGGCGCGGCTCGGGCTCGGCTGGGTCCCCGACGACCGGGGCAGCTACGCCACGCTGAGCGTGACGGAGAACCTCACCCTGCCGCCGACCGTCGGGCCCGACCCGTGGTCGCTGGAGCGCGTGTACGAGGCGTTCCCCGCCCTGCACCAGCGGCGGGACTCGGCCGCCACCATGCTCTCCGGCGGCGAGCAGCAGATGCTCGCGCTGGCCCGGGTGCTGCGGATGGGCGCCCGGCTGCTGCTCTGCGACGAACCGACCGAGGGACTCTCGCCGCTGCTCGTGCAGCAGGTCGGCGACCTCCTGCGCGAGGCCAAACGGCACGGGGTGACCGTGCTGCTGGTCGAACAGAACCTGCACTTCGCCACCGGCGTCGCCGACCGGCACTACCTGCTGGCCGAGGGACGCGTCGTGGAGGCGATGGACAACTCCGAGGTGCGCTCCCGGGAACGGGAGCTGCTGTCGTACCTCGGCATCTGAATTCCGATTCGACGACCCGCGCGGCGCGCGGGGTGGAGGGATGGGCATGCGTAGGACGGTGGGTGTGGCCGCCGCTTCGGCGGCGGCGATGGTGCTGGTCGCGGGCTGCGGCGGCGGTGGTCCCCAGTCGGGCGGCGACCAGAAGCTGACCGGGGGCAAGATCGTGCTGGGCGTGCTGAACGACCAGTCCGGCGCGTACTCCGAGCTGTCCGGCAAGAACTCGGTCAAGGCCGTGGAGATGGCCATCGCCGACTTCAAGGCGAAGCACGGCGACAAGGCGGTGACCGGCGACATCACCGTGGAGACCGCCGACCACCAGAACAAGCCGGACATCGCCAACAGCAAGGCCCAGGAGATGTACGACCGCCAGGGCGTCGACCTGATCCTCGACGTGCCCACCTCGTCGGCGGCGCTGCGGGTGGCCGACGTGGCGAAGGAGAAGAAGAAGCTCTACTTCAACATCGGCGCCGCGACCACCGACCTGACCGGCAAGAGCTGCAACAAGTACACGTTCCACTACGCGTACGACACCTACATGCTGGCCAACGGAACGGGCAAGGTCACCACCGAGCAGGTCGGCAAGAACTGGTACATCCTCTACCCGAACTACGCCTTCGGCCAGGACATGGAGAAGAGCTTCACCACCGCCATCACCGCCGCCGGCGGGCAGGTCGTCGGCAAGGACGGGGCGCCGTTCCCGAACACCAGCGGCGACTTCTCCACCTTCCTGCTCAAGGCGCCGACGCTCAACCCGAAGCCGCAGGTGCTCGGCACCATGCAGGCCGGCGCGGAGCTGGTCAACGTGGTCAAGCAGTACAACGAGTTCAAGCTGCGCGACAAGGGCGTCGGGCTGGCGGTCGGCCTGATGTTCATCACCGACATCCACTCGCTCACCCCGGCCGCGCTCGCCGGTACCACCTACACCGACGCCTGGTACTGGAACTCCGACCAGCAGAACCGCGAGTTCGCCGACCGGTTCCAGAAGGAGACCGGCACCCGGCCGTCCTTCGCGCACGCGGCCAACTACTCCGCCGCGACGCAGTACCTGGAGGCCGCGCAGGCCGCCGGCACCGACGACGCCGACGCGATCGTCAAGGAGCTGGAGGGCAAGGAGGTCAACGACGTCTTCCTGCGCAACGGCAAGTTCCGCGCCGAGGACCACCGGGTCATCCACGACGCCTACCTCGCCCAGGTGAAGCCGCAGTCCGAGGTCAGTGAGCCGTGGGACTACGTCAAGGTTCTCAAGACCATCCCCGCCGCCGAGGCGTTCCGCGCCCCGTCGGCGGACTGCAAGATGTGACCAGGGCATGACCAGCTTCCTGCAGAACACGTTCAACGGGTTGGTGAGCGGGGCGTTCTACGCCCTGCTCGCCCTCGGGCTCGCGGTCATCTTCGGGATGCTGCGGGTCGTGAACTTCGCCCACGGGGCGTTCTACATGTTCGG is drawn from Micromonospora sp. NBC_01740 and contains these coding sequences:
- a CDS encoding ABC transporter ATP-binding protein; this encodes MAGQALLSARGLTRDFRGFRAVDGVDLDIAADSVHALVGPNGAGKTTLFNLLTGFLRPSGGRIELAGRDVTGLPPERVARLGVARSFQITSLFPQLSAREHVELALQSPSGLGWRFWRSAKLMRRYTDRAGELLDMVGLAELSEAPAEALAYGRKRALELAIALALDPKVLLLDEPTAGMGLEDVDRTVELVSRVRRGRTVVLVEHNMSVVGRLADTVTVLQAGKVLVEGPYEQVRADERVITAYLGAADAAH
- a CDS encoding ABC transporter ATP-binding protein — its product is MLRIENLSAWYGEAQVLREVSLDVAAGEVVTLVGRNGAGKSTLLRCVMGLHAGQRGRIELDGRDVGRLPAYRRARLGLGWVPDDRGSYATLSVTENLTLPPTVGPDPWSLERVYEAFPALHQRRDSAATMLSGGEQQMLALARVLRMGARLLLCDEPTEGLSPLLVQQVGDLLREAKRHGVTVLLVEQNLHFATGVADRHYLLAEGRVVEAMDNSEVRSRERELLSYLGI
- a CDS encoding ABC transporter substrate-binding protein, encoding MGMRRTVGVAAASAAAMVLVAGCGGGGPQSGGDQKLTGGKIVLGVLNDQSGAYSELSGKNSVKAVEMAIADFKAKHGDKAVTGDITVETADHQNKPDIANSKAQEMYDRQGVDLILDVPTSSAALRVADVAKEKKKLYFNIGAATTDLTGKSCNKYTFHYAYDTYMLANGTGKVTTEQVGKNWYILYPNYAFGQDMEKSFTTAITAAGGQVVGKDGAPFPNTSGDFSTFLLKAPTLNPKPQVLGTMQAGAELVNVVKQYNEFKLRDKGVGLAVGLMFITDIHSLTPAALAGTTYTDAWYWNSDQQNREFADRFQKETGTRPSFAHAANYSAATQYLEAAQAAGTDDADAIVKELEGKEVNDVFLRNGKFRAEDHRVIHDAYLAQVKPQSEVSEPWDYVKVLKTIPAAEAFRAPSADCKM